A stretch of DNA from Erwinia aphidicola:
AGCACCAGCCGCACGGTGTTGCGATCAAACTGACCCACGCGCGCATTTTTAATGTAGGGGTCATCCTGGCGTACCAGATTGGCGACGCCGTTAAGCACGTGGTTAAGATGAATATTTTCAATATCCACCACCACGCGGTCAGGGTTGCTCAGCGCAAACTGCTTATATTTCAGGGCGGTATTCGACTCAATGGTCAGGCGCGAATAGGTTGAGGAAGGCCAGATGCGGATGGCCACCACGTGACTGCTGGCCGCCCAGCCTACCCGGCTAACGCTGAGTAAACAGACAGCCCCGGCGCCCTGTAGAAATCGCCGCCGGTTAAGCGAAGTTGAATCGGTCATGCCACTCCAGATGCTGTAATTTGTCTAATAAAAAGCCAATAAAGAAAATTTTGCAAAAACTTTAACGAATCCACCAGGCAGTGTCACCCCGAAAAAGCGAATAAATGCAGTATATTAGACTGTGGGAAATGCGCGAGCGGGTGATAAGTAAGGATAAAAGTCACTTGCACCCAGGACGAGAAAAGAATAAAAATACACTTTTATCGAATAATAATGCAAAGAGGGTTTGCCGTGAAGGAACGTAGTACCGAGCTGGTTCAGGGATTTCGCCATACCGTTCCCTACATCAATGCCCACCGTGGTAAAACGTTTGTCATTATGCTGGGTGGTGAAGCCATCGAGCACGAGAACTTCTCCGGCATCATTAATGATATCGGCCTGCTGCACAGCCTCGGCATCCGTCTGGTGGTGGTGTACGGCGCCCGCCCGCAGATCGACGCCAGCCTTGCCGAGCGCAATCTGGAACCGCTCTACCATAAACACACCCGCGTCACGGACGCTCAGTCGCTGGAGCTGGTGAAGCAGGCCGCAGGCCGTCTGCAGCTGGATATCACCGCCCGCCTGTCGATGAGCCTCAACAATACCCCTTTGCAGGGCGCGCATATTAATGTCGTCAGCGGTAACTTTATTATCGCCCAGCCGCTCGGCGTCGATGACGGCGTGGATTACTGCCACAGCGGGCGTATTCGCCGCATTGATGAAGAGGCGATCCATCGTCAGCTCGACAGCGGCGCTATCGTGCTGATGGGTCCGGTGGCGGTCTCGGTGACCGGCGAAAGTTTTAACCTGACCTCAGAAGAGGTGGCGACGCAGCTGGCGATTAAGCTCAAGGCCGAGAAGATGATCGGCTTCTGCTCCGAGCAGGGGGTGACCAACCGCGATGGCGTGATTGTCTCCGAGCTGTTCCCCAACGAGGCGCAAAAGCGCATTGAAGAGCTGGAGAGCGATGAGGATTATCACTCCGGCACGGTACGCTTCCTGCGCGGTGCGGTGAAGGCCTGCCGCAGCGGCGTGCGCCGCAGCCACCTGATCAGCTATCAGGAGGATGGCGCCCTGTTACAGGAGCTGTTCTCCCGCGACGGTATCGGTACCCAGATTGTCATGGAGAGCGCCGAGCAGATCCGTCGCGCCACCATTAACGATATCGGCGGCATTCTGGAGCTGATCCGCCCGCTGGAGCAGCAGGGTATTCTGGTGCGCCGCTCGCGTGAACAGCTGGAGATGGAGATCGACAAGTTCACCATCATTGAACGCGACAACCTGACCATCGGCTGTGCGGCGCTCTATCCGTTCCCGGAAGAGCAGATTGGCGAGATGGCCTGCGTGGCGGTTCACCCGGATTATCGCAGCTCTTCACGCGGCGAAGCGCTGCTGGAGCGCGTAGCGCTGCAGGCACGGCAGATGGGGCTGAAGAAGCTGTTCGTATTGACCACCCGCAGCATTCACTGGTTCCAGGAGCGCGGTTTTATGCCGGTGGACGTCGAGCTGCTGCCGGAGAGCAAAAAAGAGATGTATAACTATCAGCGCCGTTCAAAAGTGCTGATGGTCGACCTGCGCGAAGCCAGCGTGCATACCCGGCAGAGTTAATCCCGCACCGCGCGATTACCCGTAGGGGGCGACCCTCGGGCGGACCCAAATAGCGGTCCGCCCCTACAAAAAACCTGCAGCACCGAATATCCTGAAGTGAATCGTAGGGGTCGATCATTTTTTCTGGTCGACCCTCGGGCGGCCCCAAACAGCGGTCCGCCCCTACAAAAAACCTGCAGCACCGAATATCCTGAAGTGAATCGTAGGGGTCGACCCTCTTTTCCGGTCGACCCTCGGGCGGACCCAAACAGCGGTCCGCCCCTACAAAAAAACCTTCAGCAGCCGAATATCCTGAAGTAAACCGTAGGGGTCGACCATTCTTTCCGGTCGACCCTCGGGCGGACCCAAACAGCGGTCCGCCCCTAAAAAAAACCTGCAGCATCGAATATCCTGAAGTGAACTGTAGGGGTCGACCATTTTTTCCGGTCGACCCTCGGGCGGACCCAAACAGCGGTCCGCCCCTACAAAAAAACCTTCAGCAGCCGAATATCCTGAAGTAAACCGTAGGGGTCGACCATTTTTTCCGGTCGACCCTCGGGCGGACCCAAACAGCGGTCCGCCCCTAAAAAAAACCTGCAGCATCGAATATCCTGAAGTGAACTGTAGGGGTCGACCATTTTTTCCGGTCGACCCTCGGGCGGACCCAAACAGCGGTCCGCCCCTACAAAAAACCTGCAGCACCGAATATCCTGAAGTGAACTGTAGGGGTCGACCATTTTTTCCGGTCGACCCTCGGGCGGCCCCAAACAGCGGTCCGCCCCTACAAAAAACCTGCAGCACCGAATATCCTGAAGTGAATCGTAGGGGTCGACCATTTTTTCCGGTCGACCCTCGGGCGGACCCAAACAGCGCTCCGCCCCTACGCAATCGTCAGGCGCTCTACTAATCCACTCCGGCGCCGGGTGCGCATTTTCACCGCACTGCTAAATACCGCTTTATCGGCGTACAGCGTCAGCTGCTGTTTGGCGCGGGTAATCGCGGTGTAGACCAGCTCCCGCGTTAATACCGGCATTACCTGGTTTGGCAGCACCATCAGCGTGTGCTCAAACTCCGATCCCTGGGATTTATGCACCGTCATCGCAAAGGCCGTATCGTGCGGCGGCAGGCGACTGGGCTGCACCGCTTTAATCGTGCCGTCCGGCAGCGGGAAAAACACCTTTAGCTGCTGCTCGTCATCCAGCATCGCAATACCAATATCGCCATTAAACAGCCCCAGCGCGCGGTCGTTACGGGCGATCATCACCGGCCGCCCGGCATACCATTTGCCGTACAGCGCCACATTACGGCGGATAAGTCCGGCGGCACGCAGCACCTGCTCAATGCGCTCATTCAACCCCGCCACGCCAAATGGCCCCTCGCGCAGCGCGCACAGCAGCTGGAAGCGGCTGAAGGCCGACAGCACCTCCGCAGGTGATGCTCCGCTCTTCAGCCGCATCAGATAGTCACGATAGCCCGCCACGCACTCATTCAGCAGCTGCTGATAGTCTTCGCTGCTGCTGAGCGCGTGACGCTTGATATCGCTAAAGCCCTGGGCAAAGACCTGCTCCACCCGCTTCACCTCACCGGCATTCACCGCCAGTGCCAGCTGGCCAATCCCTGAAGACTCCGTGAAGCGGTAGCTTTTGCGCAGCAGGCAGAGAGCATCGCGCACCTGGGGCGCATCAGCATCGTCCCGCCCTGCCACTTCACAGCCGGTAAGGCGCGACAGTTCGGCGGCACGCTGCACGCTGTAGCCAGACTCGGCACAGCGGCAGATATCGCCCAGCACAGCACCGGCTTCCACCGAGGCCAGCTGGTCACGATCGCCGAGGAATATCACCCGGGCCTGCGGCGGCAGCGCGGCGATCAGGCTGGCCAGCATCGGCAGATCGACCATCGAGGCTTCATCCACCACCAGCACGTCGAGGTGCAGCGGGTTCGCCGCGTGATAGCGCATCCGCTGGCTGCCGGGCAGCGCGCCCAGCAGCCGGTGCAGCGTGGTCGCCTCCTGCGGAAAGCTTTTCAGCACCGCAGCATCCAGCTGCAGGCTCTGCAGAGTTTTGCCCAGCGACTCCGTCAGGCGCGCCGCCGCTTTACCGGTCGGTGCCGCCAGCTCAATGCGTGGCGTACCCGGCGACAGTTCGATCAGGCTGGCTAGCAGCTTCGCCACCGTCGTGGTTTTGCCCGTGCCAGGGCCACCGGAAATCACCGCCACCTGCCGCGTGAGCGCCACCGCCGCGGCTATCTTCTGCCAGTCATCAGGCTGCTGACCAAAGTAGCGGTCCAGCGTCAGACGAATAAGCGCCTCTTCCCGCACCTGCGGGATCGGCTGGCGCTGAATAAACTGCGCCACTTCGCCTTCGCTCTGCCACATGCGGTGCAGATAGAGACGCTGCTGGTGCAGCACCAGCGGCGTTGCCGCGCTGCCGTCGCTGACCGCCGGCTGCGCCAGCAGCAGCGTTGACCAGTCGTCCGGTGCGCCCGCCGCCTGCCACAGCGCCTGCGCCAGCTCAGGGTGACGCCCGGCGAAAAAGGCTTCCGGCTGCAGCTGGTCCAGCGGCAGGCAGACGTGCCCCTCTCCCGCATCGCGGCTGACCAGCGCCGCCGCCAGCATCAGCGCGGGCTGCTGCTCAGTTGCCACCATCCGGGCAAACTGCACGTCGAGCGCGCGCAGCAGGCGCAGGCTCTGCGCCTGTTTCAGTAATTCAGCCAGCGTCATACGCCGCTCTCCGCTTGTTTGGCAAACAGCTGGTCGAGCGCCTCGACAAACTCCGGCGCGGGCCGCGTGCTGTAAATGCCATTGCTGGCATCGGTGCCGTCCAGGCCGCGCAGAAACAGATAGATCACCCCTCCAAAGTGCTGCTGGTAGTCATAGTCCGCCAGGCGGTGGCGCAGATAACGGTGCAGCGCGAGGGTGTAGAGCTGATACTGCAGATCATAGCGGTGCGACTGCATCGCCTGCGCCATTGCCTGCTGGGTATAGGCGCTGCTGTCTTCACCCAGCCAGTTGGATTTGTAGTCCAGCAGGTAATATTTCCCCTGCCAGCAGAACACCAGGTCGATAAAGCCTTTCAGCATGCCCTGCACCTGATAGAAATCCAGCGGCGGGCAGCCCGCCGACAGCGGGTCCTGACGTACCAGCGCGTCGAGCGCTTCTGCTTTTAGCAGGCGTTCAATCGGCAGGTAGAATTGTAACTCCACCCGGCGCGCATCGGCGGGCAGCTGGTGAAGCGAGACACCGCTGTCGTTAAGCGGCGTCTGTAAAATGCGCGTAATCCACTCGCGCACCACCGGCAGCCAGGCTTCATCCAGCCCCTGCCCGCTCAGCTGCTGCATCAGCCACGCATCGTCAACGGCTTCAGTGAACTCCAGCGTTTCAAACAGGCCGTGCAGGAAGGTGCCAGGCGCGGCACCGCGCGGAAAGGTGTGCGGCGTCAGCTGCGGCAGCCGCTCGGCGCTGGCTTCGCCGGCGGCATCCACATCGAGCCGCGGCAGCAGGTCCAGTGCCGTCGGCTGCCCGTGCTGCTGCAGGCCGGAGTAGCTGGTGACGCGCCAGTCATCGCGCAGCGTCCGCGCCATCTGCAGGCTGCTGAGGCTTTGCTCCTCCTCCCGCTGCGGCTGCCACGGCGCGTCATCAGGCTCGCCCGGCTCCAGCAGTGACGTGGCTTCGCTTTGCAGCGCGAGCAGAGCAGTGCGCAAGCCCGCGGCATCAGCCGCTTCCCCCTGCTGCACCAGATAGCCCAGCGCGCTGCGGTGCAGATCGCTGTTGCCCTCTTTTTTACGGTTGCCTTTGATCAGCGGCGCAATGCCGACGCTGCAGTGATACACCGAACGGGTCAGCGCCACGTAAAGCAGGCGCAGATCCTCCGCCAGCCGCTCCTGCTCCGCCAGCTCCACACTCTCTTCACCCTGCTGCAGATCGAGCAGTGCTTCAAAGGTCTGACGGTCGTGATAGACGCCGTTATCCGCCTCGCGGTAGTTCGCCACAAACGGCAGCCACACCAGCGGATACTGCAGCCCTTTAGATTTATGGATGGTCACTATCTGCACCAGGTGGCGGTCGCTCTCCAGCCGCAGCTGCTGATTGGCCACCGCGCTGTCCGGCTGCTCAAGCTGTTGTGCCAGCCAGCGCACCAGCGCATGCTCGCTGTCCAGAGTGGCAGCAGCCTCCTGCAGCAGTTCACCAAGATGCAGCAGATCGGTCAGGCGACGCTCGCCGCCATCGGAGGCCAGCAGATTCTCTGCCATCTGACGCTGCACCATCAGCTCGCGCAGCATCGGCAGCACGCCACGTTTCAGCCAGCGCTGGCGATATCCGGCAAACTCATCCACCAGCGCATCCCAGGCGCGCTCGTCGCGACTCAGGGCATCCAGCGCCAGGGCATCAAGCCCAAACAAACTGCTGGCCAGCGCGCTGCGTAACACTCTCTCCTGCTCCGGTGCCAGCACCGCCTGCAGCAGCCACAGCATCTCGCGCGCTTCCGGGGTGGTAAACACGCTGTCGCGATTGGAGAGATATACCGACGGGATATTCAGGC
This window harbors:
- the argA gene encoding amino-acid N-acetyltransferase produces the protein MQRGFAVKERSTELVQGFRHTVPYINAHRGKTFVIMLGGEAIEHENFSGIINDIGLLHSLGIRLVVVYGARPQIDASLAERNLEPLYHKHTRVTDAQSLELVKQAAGRLQLDITARLSMSLNNTPLQGAHINVVSGNFIIAQPLGVDDGVDYCHSGRIRRIDEEAIHRQLDSGAIVLMGPVAVSVTGESFNLTSEEVATQLAIKLKAEKMIGFCSEQGVTNRDGVIVSELFPNEAQKRIEELESDEDYHSGTVRFLRGAVKACRSGVRRSHLISYQEDGALLQELFSRDGIGTQIVMESAEQIRRATINDIGGILELIRPLEQQGILVRRSREQLEMEIDKFTIIERDNLTIGCAALYPFPEEQIGEMACVAVHPDYRSSSRGEALLERVALQARQMGLKKLFVLTTRSIHWFQERGFMPVDVELLPESKKEMYNYQRRSKVLMVDLREASVHTRQS
- the recB gene encoding exodeoxyribonuclease V subunit beta; the encoded protein is MSQRRPERLEPLTLPLHGERLIEASAGTGKTFTIGLLYLRLLLGLGGEAAFSRPLSVEEILVVTFTEAATAELRGRIRANIHELRIACVRGESRNPMLSALMAELPDRDWAASMLLAAERQMDEAGIFTIHGFCQRMLNLNAFESGMLFEQQLIEDETPLRRRATADFWRRHCYPLPLAVARVVRQLWAGPEQLLKTLSPWLGGEAPALKSAPHPDETLEQRHAKIIAQIDALKQAWLAAGDLLALLEASGVDRRSYNSKHLPNWLEKISQWAQQATEDYEVPKDLERFGQRVLLDKTKKGEPPRHALFDQIDAFLAEPLSLRDLVIARALHEVRFVTQQEKRLHAQLGFDDLLGRFDAALQQPGGAALAAAIRQRYPVALIDEFQDTDPQQYRIFQTLYVRQPDSALLLIGDPKQAIYAFRGADIFTYMKARAEVSAHYTLETNWRSSPAMVDGVNQLFLRQNNPFLFSEIPFITVAAAQPNQTLSFRLDGQPQPALQFWLQPGEGVGVSDYQQFMARQCAAQICRWLSAGQLGKALIGKADKQRPVQASDITILVRSRSEASVMREALNGLNIPSVYLSNRDSVFTTPEAREMLWLLQAVLAPEQERVLRSALASSLFGLDALALDALSRDERAWDALVDEFAGYRQRWLKRGVLPMLRELMVQRQMAENLLASDGGERRLTDLLHLGELLQEAAATLDSEHALVRWLAQQLEQPDSAVANQQLRLESDRHLVQIVTIHKSKGLQYPLVWLPFVANYREADNGVYHDRQTFEALLDLQQGEESVELAEQERLAEDLRLLYVALTRSVYHCSVGIAPLIKGNRKKEGNSDLHRSALGYLVQQGEAADAAGLRTALLALQSEATSLLEPGEPDDAPWQPQREEEQSLSSLQMARTLRDDWRVTSYSGLQQHGQPTALDLLPRLDVDAAGEASAERLPQLTPHTFPRGAAPGTFLHGLFETLEFTEAVDDAWLMQQLSGQGLDEAWLPVVREWITRILQTPLNDSGVSLHQLPADARRVELQFYLPIERLLKAEALDALVRQDPLSAGCPPLDFYQVQGMLKGFIDLVFCWQGKYYLLDYKSNWLGEDSSAYTQQAMAQAMQSHRYDLQYQLYTLALHRYLRHRLADYDYQQHFGGVIYLFLRGLDGTDASNGIYSTRPAPEFVEALDQLFAKQAESGV
- the recD gene encoding exodeoxyribonuclease V subunit alpha, giving the protein MTLAELLKQAQSLRLLRALDVQFARMVATEQQPALMLAAALVSRDAGEGHVCLPLDQLQPEAFFAGRHPELAQALWQAAGAPDDWSTLLLAQPAVSDGSAATPLVLHQQRLYLHRMWQSEGEVAQFIQRQPIPQVREEALIRLTLDRYFGQQPDDWQKIAAAVALTRQVAVISGGPGTGKTTTVAKLLASLIELSPGTPRIELAAPTGKAAARLTESLGKTLQSLQLDAAVLKSFPQEATTLHRLLGALPGSQRMRYHAANPLHLDVLVVDEASMVDLPMLASLIAALPPQARVIFLGDRDQLASVEAGAVLGDICRCAESGYSVQRAAELSRLTGCEVAGRDDADAPQVRDALCLLRKSYRFTESSGIGQLALAVNAGEVKRVEQVFAQGFSDIKRHALSSSEDYQQLLNECVAGYRDYLMRLKSGASPAEVLSAFSRFQLLCALREGPFGVAGLNERIEQVLRAAGLIRRNVALYGKWYAGRPVMIARNDRALGLFNGDIGIAMLDDEQQLKVFFPLPDGTIKAVQPSRLPPHDTAFAMTVHKSQGSEFEHTLMVLPNQVMPVLTRELVYTAITRAKQQLTLYADKAVFSSAVKMRTRRRSGLVERLTIA